In the genome of Populus nigra chromosome 19, ddPopNigr1.1, whole genome shotgun sequence, the window TAGGGTCACCCATTTTGTCCGTGTAGAGTTTTAGTCAGGGGGGAAGGTTAAAGGTAGCAGAATGGAAggtttctttttaaacttcttGCTAGCCGAAAAGTTCTTATGTCGTTCATAAATGCCtaataacaggaaaaaaaatttactgattttctgaaaaaagaaaaggtgatttATATAAGCTTGAGGTGCGGTGAGTTAATATGGCATACGTGGCAATTTAGATGTGAAATTTTGGGCTTACCAAAAACTAACAAGCTATAATCTCTTAAGAGagtaattttaatcattttcagtTGAAATATGGGCTCTtattgaaaagagaaataacGAAAATCGATagcaattaaatcatttttagcTATACACTTTATGTGTTAAAGTTCAagatatttagttaaaataattttattcattttctataATCAATGTATCTTGtgatttaatatgaaaaatttaaaaggatgataaatgataataagTAATGTATGGTAAAACAAGTGACTAGAATTGTGATAATAACAAGTGATATCTAGTAAATTCAAGATAATCATATACTCAGTAAATCAAATGTCTAATAAATCAGATAATCAGTAGCTAGTacctgtaaaataattttttttgatggaCGAAGGACTTTCTAAtagtaaaatcaataattttatagagaaaaaaataaaatgaattttgaagaGATAGgctatgaaaaaatatataataaaaataataaaaataataaattataaatttttaacattaaaaatttataatatatttattaccgCTGAATCTTCTATTTTAACAAGGTTTTTGAAGCAATGCAACACAACCAATTTAAGGCTAACAACATAACAGAGGATAGGATCAAAATGGGTGCCAAATTTCTGACATGAAATACGAAGAAagttctttcctttcttttagcCACCGAAAACAATGAAAGCAATTTAATAACAAAAGACATCATCATGTTGGGGGAAAGAAACAGTTGGACCTCCTTCAATAAACGAATTAAAGgaatttaataacaaaatacTGCAAATTAACAAGAGGCATAAGCCTGGAATAAACCTTGTGATTTCTTGCCAAAGTTGGAGAAAATTGGAAGGGCCTTGTGGTGCTTCgctggctgctgctgctgctttatcttttgtttttttttttttttaatgtttggattttgttttttaaaatattttttatttaaaaatgtattaaaataatttttttattttaaaaaaattatttttaatatcaatgcatcaaaataatctaaaaatatttaaaaaatattaatctaaagcaaagaaaaaaataaaaaaaatttaatttttttaaaaatatttttaaaacacaaaaacaaataagatgaTGCCAATGAGTTAGACAACAGAATTGAAAGGTCTTTGACTAGTTTACTGGTGTTTGTTTAccatgttttttaagttttttttataaatatattaaaatattttttttaaaaaaatatttttattaataatattttaaaataatccaaaaacatgaaaaaaaaattattttaaaaaaatagcattgcCGCATAAATAAATACACCTCAAGAAATCCAACTTTACAAATGTTTCcattggaaattttttttaaaaaaatttatagtggTGAGCTGGTCcttatgaatatttaaaacttttgatatttacaataattcaaattgaaaaaggAGAATCTAACGGTGGATTTTGATGACCAACCAACTACTATCATTATATATAAATCCTTTTTTAACAACTACTCTTACCGAAAAATTCATTAGCAAACTATTTTTTCACATAAATGaagcttaattatttttttatgagaagaaTGGACGGTTAAGATTAAGAAACCAAGTCAATCCCGTAATTTAATAATCCAATCGTGCGAAGATCGAATAACAGGATCCTCTGCCTCTTATCCAGTGAGGAAAACCTCACGGTATTTCTCTTATAACGCCACTTCACTAAAACCTAAATCACTGTTCCACCACAATCATTCCCATCTCTATTCGCGATGTCTCGTCGAGAACGCGGTTCTGACTCTAGGCGACACCGTTCTGGCTTCGACAGAGAACCCAGGTATCTTTTACGGTTTTTATGTGCTGAGTTCTTAATATACTGCATGCCCTGCTTTTGTTGCTCTATAGTCATAATTAGTCTGTCACTGCAATTCATGGTGCGTGCTCTCTCGTTTTCAACCAAACACGGCCTTGGTGTTTTATATGCCCTACATTTTGTTGCTATGTAGCGGTAATTGATGAATCACTTAGATTCATGAAGtgggttttttgttttagaaccAAACATGACCTTGGTAATTGAGTTGATGATGTTGGTAATGTTTGTGAGGTGTTTGGTTTTCTTGAAGTCCTAAGAGGTCAAGGAGAGATGGAAAACCAGAGTCAGAGAGAGTAACAATTGACTCTAATTTAGATCAAAAGAACCGGCGCCGGTTGCAAGATGCATTGCCTCTTGAGACCCCGTCTGGTCCGGATTCTGCCAAGGTGGAGTCTGGTGGTGTGAGCAAAGAAACagacaagaaaccaaatgaacACGGTGAAGGAAGCAAGCATTCTTCTAAGCCAACTGAAGTGCCTTGGTCGCGGTccttttttcaggttttttctttttggaagtAATTGTTGATATGTGGTTTTGTGGAATTTGTTCTGGTGTCTCATTGTCATTATCTAATGGATGCGAAATCTAGCGCAGTTGAGACAGTAAGTTCAGAAGCTAAGGTATGCTTGGGTGCCTATGGAAATAGAAAATTTGAGTTTGTAGCCATTATAGGACTTAGTGGTCTGGGATTATTTCTATACTTTCCTGAAATGCCATTTATACTATACAGTGGTTGTCTTTGTAAATGTTTATTTGCTTGAATCAAAACAGAGCAGTTCAacttttgcaataaaaaaaaaaggagagattttttttccttgacaaaTCTTTGGTATCATAGAAGTTTTTTAGCTAATGTGTtgcatgaattattttaatgactGGAAAGAGATGTTTACATTTGCTCACCTTAGGGCAATATGGATCTCTAATACAATATTCTCTATGCATCCTTGTGCTCGTGggacaaaaaaatagattttagagTCTTGAATTTATGTAATTGATCATTTGCTCTAGTAAATGAGCAGTATTTCTCTCGATCTTAATAAATCCATTGACTTTATAAATCGTGAGGGTTCAATTCCCTCTATCCCCAAAAAAGGGCCTGCTCAACTCcctaattgtttattttattcccTCTTTTTGTTAACGGTTCAAAATTCGTTATCTTTCTCATTCATTCCAGTgcattcaaaactttttttctgGGCTGATGTTGTGTGATTGTTGTCTGCCCCATGCCTTCGAAAGCCTCCATGTATATAACAATCTTAGGCTTGCCTGTACATGTCTTTTAACAGCATGATGAACGTGGTAATGCTGGACAAGGTGGTCGAAGCTTTGGCCGGAGATCTGCTACTGGTGGGTTCCTGATTTCACTTGCATGACCCAAATAATTCTTTGACCCTGTTACTTTTTTGTTGTCAAACAATTTCACATACTGTTCCTGTGCTCCTCTCTTTTGAAGAGCGCCGATTTAGGGATTCAAAGGATGATCGGGGTGAAAGGACAGAAAACAAGGCAGCAACTTATGATTCGCGGCAAAGAGACGAGAAGCCACGAGGTAAGGGGGATGACAAAAGTGTATGGGGCCATGATGGTTTCTTGAAAATGGAGGCTGAGCCGCCACCC includes:
- the LOC133680648 gene encoding uncharacterized protein LOC133680648; this translates as MSRRERGSDSRRHRSGFDREPSPKRSRRDGKPESERVTIDSNLDQKNRRRLQDALPLETPSGPDSAKVESGGVSKETDKKPNEHGEGSKHSSKPTEVPWSRSFFQHDERGNAGQGGRSFGRRSATERRFRDSKDDRGERTENKAATYDSRQRDEKPRGKGDDKSVWGHDGFLKMEAEPPPPVRKRPAFQEKKIPVETDNPDKATVESARSNHSHHPLSVSERREERDRNPRRVDRPERPAAGNREVKKSGLASRERFGGDGGGNYRGRERFSDRQSYRPSGTRGEKWKHDLFDDANRSPTKKNEEDQIAKIEALLAS